One window from the genome of Mycolicibacterium gadium encodes:
- a CDS encoding helix-turn-helix domain-containing protein, whose amino-acid sequence MTTRTVLRWNLRQLMAQNGMFATTDLVAPLHERGVEISRQMVHRIATKPPQRINLDLLAALCDILACTPNDLLELVAEQVREAPAVNDSGPGIGDLRPIRARIRRPGDNK is encoded by the coding sequence ATGACGACTAGAACCGTGCTTCGGTGGAACCTGCGCCAGCTGATGGCCCAGAACGGCATGTTCGCCACCACCGACCTCGTCGCACCGCTGCACGAGCGTGGCGTGGAGATCTCCCGACAGATGGTGCACCGGATCGCTACCAAGCCCCCGCAGCGCATCAACCTCGACCTGCTGGCGGCGCTGTGCGACATCCTGGCGTGCACACCCAACGATCTGCTCGAGCTCGTCGCCGAACAGGTCCGTGAGGCGCCCGCGGTCAACGACAGCGGGCCCGGGATCGGCGACCTGCGACCGATCCGCGCCAGGATCCGCCGCCCCGGCGACAACAAGTGA
- a CDS encoding tyrosine-type recombinase/integrase yields the protein MSVPGSAHLVLAAGVVHLDEASAVFEAMLSGWGRQQKSRLLAEATIESRLAFVRRFAAFAETHPWDWTAGDVEDFTAALMSGNNRRAPSTIRGYHMTLRLFCDYLLDGRYGWISQCEERFGRIPSQVCHDFNTAAHLVEYEGKPARRPFTYDEVETLFAFLADRVDIIARSGRKGALAALRDAQMIKTAYAFGLRRRELCYLDVADLRPNPRMPAWGTFGAVHVRYAKSSRGSAPRRRTVLAVPEFDWVIDGLRQWVDQARPLLSPGSRQELWLTERRQRVATKQMDKRFAYLRAEAGLPQELTLHCLRHSYVTHLIEFGYPERFVTEQVGHSYASTTAIYTSVSNDFKTKTLQAALRRVYGNTTTSEGRDDD from the coding sequence TTGAGCGTTCCAGGTTCGGCGCACCTCGTTCTCGCCGCGGGCGTGGTCCATCTCGATGAAGCGTCCGCGGTCTTTGAAGCGATGCTGTCGGGGTGGGGACGCCAGCAGAAGTCGCGGCTGCTTGCCGAGGCCACGATCGAATCGCGGTTGGCGTTCGTGCGACGGTTCGCTGCGTTCGCCGAGACGCATCCGTGGGACTGGACGGCCGGCGATGTCGAGGACTTCACGGCGGCTCTGATGTCGGGAAACAACCGCAGGGCGCCCTCTACAATTCGCGGCTACCACATGACGTTGCGGTTGTTTTGTGACTACCTACTCGACGGCCGTTATGGCTGGATCTCGCAGTGCGAGGAGCGGTTCGGAAGGATCCCGTCGCAGGTCTGCCATGACTTCAACACCGCGGCGCATCTGGTCGAATACGAGGGCAAGCCCGCCCGCCGGCCGTTCACCTACGACGAGGTGGAAACGTTGTTCGCGTTCCTTGCCGATCGAGTGGACATCATTGCGCGTTCGGGTCGCAAAGGCGCGTTGGCGGCGTTGCGCGACGCGCAGATGATCAAGACGGCCTACGCCTTCGGCTTGCGCCGTCGAGAGCTGTGCTACCTCGACGTGGCCGACCTGCGTCCCAACCCGCGGATGCCGGCGTGGGGAACCTTCGGCGCCGTCCACGTCCGGTATGCCAAGTCCAGCCGCGGCAGCGCCCCTCGGCGTCGCACGGTGCTGGCCGTTCCAGAGTTCGACTGGGTGATCGACGGACTGCGCCAATGGGTCGATCAAGCCCGGCCGCTTCTGAGTCCCGGCAGTCGACAAGAGTTGTGGCTGACTGAGCGTCGGCAGCGGGTGGCGACCAAGCAAATGGACAAGCGATTCGCCTACTTGCGGGCGGAGGCCGGTCTGCCTCAAGAACTCACCCTGCACTGCCTGCGGCACTCCTACGTGACCCACCTGATTGAGTTCGGTTACCCCGAACGGTTCGTCACCGAGCAGGTCGGACATTCTTACGCCTCGACCACCGCGATTTACACCTCGGTGTCCAACGACTTCAAGACCAAAACGTTGCAGGCGGCGCTGCGCCGCGTCTACGGAAACACGACGACAAGTGAAGGCAGAGATGACGACTAG
- a CDS encoding heavy-metal-associated domain-containing protein yields MSATTFNVAEMRCGGCVRRVSGELSEIDGVRDVAVDLASGQVAVTSAAPMDQSAFRAAVESAGYPVAGSDAAT; encoded by the coding sequence TTGAGCGCAACGACTTTCAACGTCGCAGAGATGCGCTGCGGAGGCTGCGTCCGCAGAGTCAGCGGGGAACTCAGCGAAATCGACGGCGTTCGCGACGTTGCGGTCGATCTGGCCAGCGGTCAGGTAGCGGTGACCAGCGCCGCACCCATGGATCAGTCCGCATTTCGCGCTGCAGTCGAGTCGGCCGGCTACCCCGTCGCCGGCTCCGATGCCGCCACTTAA
- a CDS encoding L,D-transpeptidase, with the protein MRKQTRGRLITALIAAGLVAGLALGNPSALAQPDVPPPHPGPLDPAAATPLPADPFVFPPPPPPADPLAPPPPNPFLPATLAATPQPVPEGTPVGQNPTPYVGEPVFAPPSFNPVNGSMVGVAKPIYINFARPIADRAMAEQAIHISSNPPVPGRFYWTSDTQVRWRPQDFWPANATVNIDASGAKSSFRTGESLVATIDDKTHQMQIHRNGKLEKTFPVSLGKKGYDTKNGTYYVLEKFADMVMDSSTYGVPVDSAEGYKLKVQDAVRIDNSGIFVHSAPWSVGSQGEENVSHGCINLSPANAQWFFDNFGSGDPVVIKNTTGGLYNQPDGASDWQIF; encoded by the coding sequence ATGCGCAAGCAGACCAGGGGCAGGCTGATCACAGCCTTGATCGCGGCCGGGCTGGTTGCAGGTCTGGCGCTTGGCAACCCATCTGCGCTGGCACAACCCGATGTCCCACCACCGCATCCGGGGCCCCTCGATCCGGCGGCCGCGACCCCATTGCCGGCGGATCCGTTCGTTTTCCCGCCGCCACCTCCGCCGGCGGATCCGCTCGCGCCCCCGCCACCGAATCCATTCCTGCCGGCAACGTTGGCGGCGACGCCTCAGCCGGTTCCGGAGGGCACCCCCGTGGGGCAGAACCCGACGCCGTACGTCGGGGAGCCGGTTTTCGCGCCGCCGTCGTTCAACCCGGTCAACGGGTCGATGGTGGGCGTCGCAAAACCGATCTACATAAACTTCGCCCGACCGATCGCCGACCGGGCAATGGCCGAGCAGGCGATCCACATCTCGTCGAACCCGCCGGTGCCCGGCCGGTTCTACTGGACGAGCGACACCCAGGTGCGGTGGCGGCCCCAGGACTTCTGGCCCGCGAACGCCACCGTCAACATCGACGCAAGCGGCGCCAAGTCCAGTTTCCGCACCGGCGAGTCGCTGGTGGCCACGATCGATGACAAGACGCACCAGATGCAGATCCACCGGAACGGGAAGTTGGAAAAGACGTTCCCGGTGTCATTGGGCAAGAAGGGTTACGACACCAAGAACGGGACCTACTACGTGCTGGAGAAGTTCGCCGACATGGTGATGGATTCCTCGACCTATGGCGTGCCGGTCGACTCCGCGGAGGGCTACAAGCTCAAGGTCCAGGACGCCGTCCGCATCGACAACAGCGGCATCTTCGTGCACAGCGCGCCGTGGTCGGTCGGCTCGCAGGGTGAGGAGAACGTCAGCCACGGCTGCATCAATCTCAGCCCGGCCAACGCGCAATGGTTCTTCGACAACTTTGGCAGCGGCGACCCCGTCGTGATCAAGAACACCACGGGCGGCCTCTACAACCAGCCCGACGGCGCCTCGGACTGGCAGATCTTCTGA
- a CDS encoding F510_1955 family glycosylhydrolase translates to MRSTLIALLGVTVLSAGACSSSATTLSQRDTRGLAHIHGLGVNRADGALYAGTHYGVYRLANEREPELVGDIVQDFMGFTVAGPDHFLGSGHPGEDDRDDPPNLGLIESINGGQSWSSLSMKGQADFHSLDYRHGIVYGLDSGSRTVMVSPDKRTWDRRAAISAIDIAVSPQNANEILAATADGLARSIDQAKTFTPVGAQAQLVFLSWPDDGPVIGVNAIGTVYVSEDSGATWQAKHALGQRPQAVLAAGGGQVFVATESEIHRSTDNGTTFEAFYAFEAQ, encoded by the coding sequence ATGCGGTCTACGCTGATTGCCCTGCTCGGCGTAACGGTGCTGTCGGCTGGCGCGTGCTCGAGCAGCGCCACCACCTTGAGCCAGCGCGACACCAGGGGTCTGGCCCACATCCACGGCCTCGGCGTCAATCGAGCCGACGGCGCGCTGTATGCCGGGACGCACTACGGCGTATACCGGCTCGCCAACGAGCGTGAACCCGAACTTGTCGGCGACATCGTGCAGGACTTCATGGGCTTCACCGTCGCCGGACCCGACCACTTTCTCGGCAGCGGACATCCCGGCGAAGACGACCGAGATGATCCACCGAATCTCGGGTTGATTGAGAGCATCAACGGCGGACAGTCGTGGTCCTCGCTATCGATGAAGGGCCAGGCCGATTTCCATTCGCTCGATTACCGGCACGGCATCGTCTACGGACTCGACAGCGGAAGCCGAACCGTCATGGTGAGCCCAGACAAGCGCACGTGGGATCGACGCGCCGCCATCAGCGCAATCGACATCGCGGTCTCACCCCAGAATGCGAACGAGATCCTGGCGGCGACCGCCGATGGACTGGCACGCAGCATCGACCAAGCAAAGACGTTCACACCAGTCGGCGCTCAAGCTCAACTGGTATTCCTAAGCTGGCCCGACGACGGCCCAGTGATCGGGGTCAATGCCATCGGGACGGTGTATGTCAGCGAGGATTCCGGCGCGACGTGGCAGGCGAAGCATGCTTTGGGCCAGCGACCGCAGGCTGTGCTCGCTGCGGGTGGCGGACAAGTGTTCGTCGCAACCGAATCGGAGATACACCGCTCGACCGACAACGGAACGACGTTCGAGGCCTTCTATGCCTTCGAGGCGCAATGA
- a CDS encoding L,D-transpeptidase, with protein MLRSDSVTGRRRYRFGLIGFAVASTVALALSACSSNAVAPSPHVITDKGDPFSDLLVPTLQSSVTDGDVGVPVDSPVTVSAGEGVLGAVTMVNEEGDPVDGQMSPDGLTWATAEPLGYNKEYTLTAEALGLSGVARNSMTFQTQSPENLTMPYVMPNEGEVVGIGQPIAVRFDEDIPNRLAAQNAITVTTNPKVEGAFYWLNSREVRWRPAEYWKPGTTVEVAANTYGVDLGDGLFGQEDITTRFTIGDVVIATADDNTKTLTVRRNGEVVRTMPLSMGKDSTPTDNGAYIIGDRYSHLIMDSSTYGVPVNSPEGYRLEVDWATQMSYSGIYVHSAPWSTGSQGSTNVSHGCLNVSPANAIWFYDNTKRGDIVEVVNTLGPTLSGTDGLGDWNIPWEQWRAGNANL; from the coding sequence ATGCTGCGGTCTGATTCGGTGACCGGACGGCGTAGATATCGGTTCGGCCTGATCGGTTTTGCGGTGGCTTCCACTGTGGCGTTGGCGCTCAGCGCCTGCAGCAGCAACGCGGTAGCACCGTCGCCTCACGTGATCACGGACAAGGGCGACCCGTTCAGCGACCTGCTGGTGCCCACGCTGCAGTCGTCGGTAACCGACGGCGACGTCGGCGTTCCGGTGGATTCCCCCGTGACTGTGAGCGCTGGTGAGGGCGTTCTGGGCGCGGTCACCATGGTCAACGAAGAGGGCGATCCGGTCGACGGCCAGATGAGCCCCGACGGACTGACCTGGGCAACGGCCGAGCCGCTGGGCTACAACAAGGAATACACGCTGACCGCCGAGGCGCTCGGACTCAGCGGCGTTGCGCGCAACAGCATGACGTTTCAGACGCAGTCACCCGAGAACCTGACGATGCCCTACGTCATGCCCAATGAGGGTGAAGTGGTCGGTATAGGACAGCCCATCGCGGTCCGCTTCGATGAGGACATCCCCAATCGATTAGCGGCGCAGAACGCCATCACGGTGACCACCAACCCGAAGGTCGAAGGTGCGTTCTACTGGCTCAACAGCCGCGAAGTGCGTTGGCGCCCAGCCGAATACTGGAAGCCAGGCACCACGGTCGAGGTGGCGGCCAACACTTACGGTGTGGATCTCGGTGACGGCCTTTTTGGCCAGGAGGACATCACCACGCGGTTCACCATTGGCGACGTGGTCATCGCCACCGCCGACGACAACACCAAGACGCTGACCGTGCGGCGCAACGGTGAAGTCGTTAGAACCATGCCTCTATCCATGGGCAAGGACAGCACGCCCACTGACAACGGCGCCTACATCATCGGTGACCGGTATTCACACCTGATCATGGACTCCTCGACCTACGGTGTGCCCGTCAATTCGCCAGAGGGGTACCGCCTCGAGGTGGATTGGGCCACGCAGATGTCCTACAGCGGTATCTATGTGCACTCGGCACCGTGGTCGACGGGCAGCCAGGGCAGCACCAATGTGAGCCACGGCTGCCTCAACGTCAGCCCGGCCAATGCGATCTGGTTCTACGACAACACCAAACGCGGCGACATCGTCGAGGTCGTCAACACGCTAGGCCCGACGCTGTCGGGTACCGACGGTCTCGGGGACTGGAACATCCCCTGGGAGCAGTGGCGGGCGGGCAACGCAAACCTCTGA
- the ripC gene encoding peptidoglycan hydrolase RipC, protein MKLARAHRTVHSLKRWLFGAVAAVAVVGSMVAGNVSADPATDALARLNELSRTAEQTTEAMHSAQLDLDAKLAAQQAAEERKAADQAALESARAELSKYQGVVDEVAATMYMGGRADGLTVILTADSPQQLIDQLSVERAMGTEMADQMRAFQKANERAVVATRASTASVEAARSAAEQAAAVRAELQSKQSELQRRIAAVQAQYEALTPDQRTALADPGPPPPPLPATPAPADPAIIAMPGQPPVESAVPPAAPSGEGTAVVQAALSRVGSPYSWGATGPNAFDCSGLIKWAFLQNGKSLPRSSQALAQGGQPVAVSDLQPGDIVTFYSDVSHAGIYIGDGMMVHASTYGTPVKVAPIGNAPIHNARRY, encoded by the coding sequence TTGAAACTCGCCCGCGCACATCGAACGGTTCACTCGTTGAAGCGGTGGCTTTTCGGAGCCGTTGCGGCTGTGGCGGTGGTGGGCTCGATGGTGGCCGGCAATGTCAGCGCCGATCCGGCCACCGATGCGCTGGCCAGGCTTAACGAGTTGTCCCGCACGGCCGAACAGACCACCGAGGCCATGCACTCGGCACAGTTGGACTTGGACGCCAAACTGGCCGCGCAGCAAGCGGCTGAGGAGCGCAAGGCCGCCGATCAGGCGGCACTGGAATCGGCCAGGGCAGAATTGAGTAAGTATCAAGGCGTCGTCGATGAGGTGGCGGCGACGATGTACATGGGTGGTCGCGCCGATGGACTGACGGTGATATTGACCGCCGACTCGCCGCAACAGCTGATCGATCAACTTTCGGTGGAGCGGGCGATGGGCACCGAGATGGCCGACCAGATGCGGGCCTTCCAGAAGGCCAACGAGCGGGCGGTCGTGGCGACGCGGGCGTCAACGGCGTCGGTTGAAGCAGCGCGTTCGGCGGCGGAGCAGGCGGCGGCGGTGCGCGCGGAGTTGCAGTCCAAACAGAGTGAGCTGCAGCGTCGAATCGCCGCGGTCCAGGCGCAGTACGAAGCCTTGACTCCTGATCAGCGCACTGCGTTGGCCGATCCGGGCCCGCCACCCCCGCCATTACCGGCTACGCCGGCCCCGGCTGACCCGGCGATTATCGCCATGCCCGGCCAGCCGCCCGTCGAGAGCGCAGTGCCGCCGGCGGCGCCCAGCGGCGAGGGGACTGCTGTGGTGCAGGCAGCGTTGTCGCGCGTGGGCTCGCCGTATTCGTGGGGCGCGACCGGGCCGAATGCCTTTGACTGCTCGGGGCTCATCAAGTGGGCCTTTTTGCAGAATGGAAAGTCGCTACCGCGTTCGAGCCAGGCGCTGGCCCAGGGAGGTCAACCGGTGGCGGTCTCGGACCTTCAACCTGGTGACATCGTGACGTTCTACTCGGACGTGTCTCATGCCGGTATCTATATCGGCGACGGGATGATGGTGCACGCCTCGACGTACGGCACACCGGTGAAGGTGGCGCCCATCGGGAACGCTCCGATCCACAATGCGCGCCGCTATTAG
- a CDS encoding alpha/beta fold hydrolase has protein sequence MVAEALYTTPDEVTIAYEVRGDGRPFGYAHGILLSRAAVRELGLFDIDAIAADRRLLAYDQRGHGRSTGRSKPADYRFEQAADDLLDLLDAAGIDEPIDFAGSSLGAAAALYAALTAPHRFRRLALLIPPVAWESGPHQLRQWYFDTADLIDDIGAAAWRRQWADAPSLPIFAEYPQGKFTPDVDDVVVSSALRGAGLSDLPEPAKLASLPHPTLILAWDTDALHPVSTAQRLAQLIPNSTLHIARTVDDVKTWTQRTADFFSG, from the coding sequence ATGGTGGCCGAAGCGCTATACACCACACCGGACGAGGTCACGATCGCCTATGAGGTAAGGGGCGACGGACGGCCATTCGGCTATGCCCATGGCATTCTGCTCAGCAGGGCGGCTGTGCGGGAGTTGGGCCTGTTCGATATCGACGCCATCGCTGCAGATCGCCGACTGCTCGCCTACGACCAGCGCGGGCACGGACGCTCCACCGGCCGGTCGAAACCTGCCGACTACCGCTTCGAACAAGCTGCCGACGATCTTCTCGATCTCCTCGACGCCGCCGGCATCGACGAACCGATCGACTTCGCCGGCTCCTCCCTGGGAGCAGCCGCGGCACTGTACGCGGCGCTGACCGCTCCCCACCGATTCAGGCGACTGGCTCTTCTCATTCCTCCCGTGGCATGGGAGTCAGGCCCCCACCAGCTCCGGCAGTGGTACTTCGACACAGCTGATCTCATCGACGATATCGGCGCCGCCGCGTGGCGCCGACAGTGGGCTGACGCGCCGTCGCTACCGATTTTCGCCGAGTATCCGCAGGGCAAGTTCACTCCGGACGTTGACGATGTCGTGGTGTCGTCAGCGCTGCGCGGAGCGGGACTGTCCGACCTGCCTGAGCCCGCGAAGCTGGCCTCACTGCCGCATCCCACCCTGATACTTGCGTGGGACACCGACGCGCTGCATCCGGTGTCCACCGCACAGCGACTCGCGCAGTTAATCCCGAACTCGACACTGCACATCGCCCGCACCGTCGACGACGTCAAAACCTGGACTCAGCGCACCGCCGACTTCTTCAGCGGCTGA
- a CDS encoding DUF305 domain-containing protein — translation MNRLVGIAAAAIAATAVLGACSNDSASNHDMSSMTTSAVGSPPSTSAGGDTRAQAHNDADAMFAQGMIPHHQQAIEMSDMLLAKQGIDPGVVSLANQIKAAQGPEIEQMRGWLADWGVATTTAPGGGMPGMPGHDMGDMGGQGMMSEQDMADLRDAQGVDASRLFLTQMIEHHKGAITMAQTEVDGGKFAPAVEMARSIITSQQKEIDTMQQMLTSL, via the coding sequence ATGAACCGGTTAGTTGGCATCGCCGCTGCTGCGATCGCAGCCACGGCGGTTTTGGGTGCCTGTAGCAACGATTCGGCGAGCAACCACGATATGTCGTCGATGACGACGTCGGCGGTGGGGTCGCCTCCATCGACATCGGCCGGCGGCGATACGCGGGCGCAGGCCCACAACGACGCGGATGCCATGTTCGCGCAGGGGATGATCCCGCATCATCAGCAGGCGATTGAGATGAGCGACATGCTGTTGGCCAAGCAGGGAATAGACCCCGGCGTGGTGTCGCTGGCCAACCAGATCAAGGCGGCTCAGGGTCCCGAGATCGAGCAGATGCGGGGCTGGCTGGCCGATTGGGGTGTGGCCACGACGACCGCTCCGGGTGGGGGCATGCCGGGCATGCCGGGCCATGACATGGGCGATATGGGCGGCCAGGGCATGATGTCCGAGCAGGACATGGCCGATCTGCGCGACGCCCAAGGTGTGGACGCCAGCAGGTTGTTCCTAACGCAGATGATCGAGCACCACAAAGGCGCGATCACCATGGCGCAGACCGAGGTCGACGGTGGAAAATTCGCGCCCGCGGTCGAGATGGCACGGTCGATCATCACCTCGCAGCAGAAGGAAATCGACACGATGCAGCAGATGCTCACCTCCTTGTAG
- a CDS encoding sensor histidine kinase, giving the protein MGSPMRRRPGIGMRLLIAQTMVLLAGAITTWVVAAIVGPPLFREHLHRAGVSAGSAEQFHAEEAYQYATVLSVGGAVAVSAVTAFAVSWYISRRLQRSITEVASAATAVAEGRYDIRVSPPHLGEDFDSLAGGFNQMAAQLQAVDATRRQLFGDLAHEIRTPVAVLQAYIEAIEDGVRSLSPDTTAMLRDQTQRLVRFAEDVAALAQAEESSTSMAFADIDIAALIARTSAAISERYRTKQVTLSTHLPSTQLPPLRGDGQRLTQVLANLLDNALRHTPPHGQVDVYAHTDGHRLLLRVTDTGEGIAAEHLPRVFERLYRADAARARDHGGSGLGLAIAKALVEAHGGQISASSQGPGTGTTVTIALPLRAASPPRTPAPPPRHKERSRTR; this is encoded by the coding sequence ATGGGCTCGCCGATGCGCCGCCGGCCCGGTATCGGCATGCGACTGCTGATCGCCCAAACCATGGTGTTGCTGGCCGGCGCGATCACCACCTGGGTTGTCGCCGCGATCGTCGGGCCGCCGCTGTTTCGTGAACACCTGCACCGAGCCGGCGTTTCCGCCGGTTCCGCCGAGCAGTTCCACGCCGAAGAGGCCTACCAGTACGCCACAGTGTTATCGGTCGGCGGCGCTGTTGCGGTTTCGGCCGTAACCGCGTTCGCGGTCAGCTGGTACATCAGCCGCAGACTGCAGCGCTCCATCACTGAAGTGGCCTCGGCGGCCACCGCCGTCGCCGAGGGCCGCTATGACATCCGGGTATCACCGCCGCATCTCGGTGAGGACTTCGACTCGCTGGCAGGCGGGTTCAACCAAATGGCAGCCCAGCTGCAGGCCGTCGACGCAACACGCCGCCAACTGTTCGGTGACCTCGCCCACGAAATCCGTACGCCCGTAGCGGTTCTGCAGGCCTACATCGAGGCCATCGAGGACGGCGTTCGGTCTCTTTCGCCCGACACCACCGCGATGCTGCGCGACCAGACTCAGCGCCTGGTGCGCTTCGCTGAGGACGTTGCGGCCCTGGCGCAGGCTGAGGAAAGCTCCACCTCGATGGCGTTCGCCGACATCGACATCGCCGCACTTATCGCCCGGACCTCGGCCGCAATCAGCGAGCGCTACCGGACCAAACAGGTGACGTTGTCGACGCATCTGCCCTCCACCCAGCTGCCACCGTTGCGGGGCGACGGCCAGCGACTAACCCAGGTGCTGGCCAACCTGCTCGACAACGCGCTACGGCACACACCCCCGCACGGGCAGGTCGACGTGTACGCCCACACCGATGGTCACCGACTCCTGCTGCGCGTCACTGACACTGGCGAGGGCATCGCTGCCGAGCACCTCCCGCGTGTGTTCGAACGGTTGTACCGTGCCGATGCGGCGCGCGCCCGCGACCACGGCGGCTCGGGGCTTGGCCTGGCCATCGCAAAGGCGCTCGTCGAGGCCCACGGCGGCCAGATCAGCGCCAGCAGTCAGGGCCCGGGAACCGGGACAACGGTCACCATTGCGCTTCCGCTCCGCGCTGCGTCGCCGCCGCGCACGCCAGCACCGCCGCCCAGGCATAAGGAACGTTCACGTACCCGATGA
- a CDS encoding response regulator transcription factor translates to MKAMNNTSAPSGGAARGYRALVVDDEAALAEVVASYLTREHFATRIVDNGPDAVTVARDFDPDVVVLDLGLPGMDGLEVCRKLRTFSDAYVVMLTARDTEMDTIVGLTVGADDYVAKPFSPRELVARIRAMLRRPRAAPDRGADEAAPLCFGPLRIDVAAREVSLQGEPILLTRTEFDILAALSARPGVVLSRRQLLETVREGPWVGNEHLVDVHVGHVRRKLGDDPGAPRYVITVRGVGYRMGSGQ, encoded by the coding sequence ATGAAGGCCATGAACAACACATCAGCGCCCTCCGGTGGCGCTGCGCGAGGCTATCGGGCACTCGTCGTTGATGATGAAGCGGCGCTGGCCGAGGTCGTGGCGAGCTATCTCACCCGCGAGCACTTCGCCACCCGCATCGTTGACAACGGTCCCGATGCTGTCACCGTGGCCCGCGACTTTGATCCCGACGTAGTGGTTCTCGACCTGGGGCTACCGGGCATGGATGGGTTGGAGGTGTGCCGCAAGCTGCGCACCTTCTCCGACGCCTACGTAGTCATGCTCACCGCCCGCGACACCGAGATGGACACGATCGTGGGGCTCACCGTTGGTGCCGATGATTACGTCGCCAAACCTTTCAGTCCGCGGGAGCTGGTGGCCCGAATCCGCGCGATGCTGCGGCGCCCCCGCGCTGCACCCGACCGCGGCGCCGATGAGGCGGCTCCGTTGTGCTTTGGGCCGCTGCGTATCGATGTGGCGGCGCGTGAAGTGTCCCTGCAGGGTGAACCGATTCTGTTGACCCGCACCGAATTTGACATTCTCGCCGCCTTGTCAGCGCGTCCGGGCGTGGTGTTGAGCCGGCGTCAGTTGCTCGAGACGGTGCGTGAGGGACCCTGGGTCGGTAACGAACACCTCGTTGATGTCCATGTCGGGCATGTGCGACGCAAGCTGGGTGATGATCCGGGCGCGCCGCGCTACGTCATCACCGTTCGTGGGGTGGGATACCGCATGGGAAGCGGGCAGTGA